AAACCCCCAGTTTTAAAGATGGATAAAACCCATATTTATCTATTCATTTGCTCTATATTTATCTATTCATTTGCTGTAATAAATCATGTCTTTGGAACCAGGTCAGTATTTTCGAGAGACAATGAACGCGGGtgatggaatcttgaacaaaacacagtgctgcaggaactcagcgagtcaggcagcatctgtggagggaaaacatAGGCGACATTTCACTTCAGGATGGTTCTTCAGAACTTTGAGTTAGCAAGGAAGTGCATGAGTTTTCACCAGAAGTCTGCAAGCCTGCGGCCAGTACTTGCAGGGACTCTGCCCCGGTATTTGCGTGGAGGACCTGAGAGTTTGCCAGTATTTGCTGCACTAAACTTTTGTGGCTAAAGAGCTGACTTCGTCATTGTAAGTTCAATTTTGTAGATGAAATGTGGCATCGGCCTGCAGGTCGAATGTTAAAGCACTAAGTATCTTCCGCTGTTTTAATTAGTCTGGTAAATATCTGGATGTATACTGGTCAAAACAGTGAGCTGATTGCTGATCATATGGACTTAGCCTCCCATCGGCCTGACAAGCTTCCACTGCATGTCACCATCATTGTGCTTTTCCAAATAATTGTAAGTCCACAGGCTTGGGGAAGATTGAGTCTGCAATTTCTTTATGACTAAACACATTCACTCTTAGTATTGGACAAAGTTGTAAAAATTGCATATGTTGACATGGGGCTGAGGGAGGCTCAGTGCCCTGTAGCGTGGACCAGAGTGGGATTCTTTCCAACAGTCCAATCCGATAATAAAACAATTGCAGGTCCTGCCAGGATCAGGTTGAGTGTTAATCTTGTACCCGACCTGTCCTCTATCCTCCTCTTCATTCATGTTTTGAATTATTTGCTTGAAACAGTGTTGTCCAGCAATATAACGGTGATCTTTGTCTTGTGCTTTGCAGAGGTTGAAAAGGAGCTcgggaagaaaggagggaaatGCTGTGGCAGTAGCAAGCCACAGGCTCCAGAGTTGCCGACAAAAACGCGTACCCTTCGCAGAACCCCTGAGAACAAAGAACCAAGCGAGATCCAGGAGACGACCCATTCGATATTTAAAGCCACAAGTGAATTTGGTATGTTTCACATTGCATGGGGTGTGAGTAACAAAGCAGGAGGTGGCATGGAAGTTTGGAACATTGTTCATTGCTGGTGACCCCCACATAATAGCATGCGTGTAACAGGAATTCCCCCTATGGGATTCATAAATCATTCCCTGAAATTTTTGTAGGGGGCAAAATCTAAATAAACACTATTTATTTTTTTGGACTCTCATTTTGTGATGTGCAGCTGGTGCGGCTTTGTGTTTTTGCAAGAACACCACTTTTTGCAAGGTGGGAGTCGCCCGTCTGAAGAGCAATTCATTGCTGTGGGCTAACATGAATTTGTAGCTGAACTGAGTGGATTTGAATTCATTTCATAGCAGGCTCTTCAACTCAATAATCATGAGTCAAATTTGCAAACAAATTTCCCTCTTCACCAACAACCCTCCCCGGTCATGCACCAACAGTGACCATAACGCATTATTCCCTCGCAGCAGTGATGCCATCACACCTTTAACAAACTTGTCCTTGCACTCTTTCAGTTCTGTGGCATCTCAACTCCAACACAAACATGCATTTCTCAGACCCCAACGTGTGTGTATGCTCATTGCACAAACCAGGCCCTCCCACTTTCTCTGCCTCCACTAATGTCCCAACTACATGCCTGCATCTTCAACATCAGCACTGACTTGCCACCCCACCACAACCTTCCACCCCCAGACATGCCCAACACTAATCAGCCTCTATTATCGAGACTGCTTTCCCAGTCACACTGTAAGACTgttagacataggagcagaattaggccatttggccatcgagtctgctctgccattcgatcatgactgatctaatcttccctcttgaccccattctcctgcattcccaccAAAGCCTTTGACATATATTCATGAACATCTTCATAGCACTGAAGGTAATCTGATCCAGGTGATCATTTGTTGGGACAATTAGAATAGCACTTGCTAGTCCAAGGATTTGAGATCTAGTGATGTGTTAGAAATACACGTACTTATGTTTGCCTCTGCCTGCAGATTCTGCGGACCATGAAATGGCCATTTCTCCAATGCTACCACGGAGAGACAAAGACACAGACTTGGACGATGATCGTTTACAGTCTTCCACCAAAGAGAAAGGCAAATCCAGTTCAATCTTCAGCTCTTTCattaagaagaagaaaaagactgCACCCACACCACCAAAGCGCAGTAGCTCGTTCCGCGATATGGACGGGCAGGTGGACAAAAAGGAAGCGACAGAGGACATCAGCATAGTTGCGAAAGATACTAACAatggaacttgtgtgaacagCATGATGCCTCCCGACACAATAGATCCTGCAAAATTTCAGCACTCGCTTAGCACTGGGCCACAAAGTACAAACAATGGAGGCGGAGGGGTTGCCAATGGCACTTTCTTGGGAACAACAGGGTTCTTTCTGCATTCGAGGAAGTCCAGTACATTAGCTGCAGGCAAACCAGTTGGGAATGATGAGGAACTGCTCTCAAATTCAAAGCGCTTCTTGAGATCTTGTTCTGCGTCGTCAATGCCTCCTGGAAACAAGGACCTAGAGAGGAAAGCATTGACACTCCCTCGAGACCTCCAGTCTGCAGGGAAACAGTCCGATCCTGCCGGGATCTTAAGTTGTGACAGGAATGACAAGCCAGCCTTGCCTCGAAAGAGAACAAATGAAACTAAAGTGGACATTGCTCCACGGGTAAGCCAAACTGCACCATCTCGACCACCGAAAAAGACCGATGAGTTAAATGATGATGTTTTTAATAATCTGGAGTCCAGTCCGAGCTCAAGCCCACCGTCATCCAccccaaagatagtccgaaggcaaCCCACAATCATTACGTCAATCAGTCTCGTCCCTAAGGACAAGGACGAGGGTGGGAAGACTTGTGCCTTAAGTTCTGCTTCCCAACAGGACCATACCTCCTCTAGTGTTGCTGCTTGCACATCCAAACACAGCTCCACGTCAATCCTGGGCGGGGTGAAGTTGCTGAATGAAGATTCCAAGGTACGAAGGTTCAGGCAGCCTCCCGACCAGCTCCTGTCGGCCCCTGTAAGAGACCGGGGTAAGTTGCAGAAATCTAAGCCAGCTCCTCCTCCGCCACCAGGTGTGAAATCTGTTCGACCATCTCGAAGCCCGACCCAAGAGACCACGGGCGAGACTGCTGTGAGCATCAAGCTCAAGCAGTCCACCCAGGGTGCAGACGCTGTGAACAGTGATGTTTCGAAGCCCAGTCACCCTGGGGATGTGGCGAAAAGACCTGCCCTCCATTCGGTAACAAAGTCCCAATCGTCCACAAAGACATCGGCCCCCAACTCACTGTCTGCCCAGTCTGCCCTAGCAAGCCCCGGTGGTGACCAGCAGTCCTCAGCAACCACAGCCTTCATCCCACTCATCTCCACCAGAGTGTCCTTACGCAAGACACGACAGCAGCCGGAGAGGATCACCAGTGCCAACATTACCAAGGACACCGTTTTACAGAGCACTGAGGCGTTGCGGGTCGCCATTGGAAAGCACTCTGAGCAGATGGCCAGGCACAGTGCGGTGCTGGAGGCGGGCAAGAACCTATACACCTTCTGTGTCAGCTATGTGGACTCCATCCAGCAAATGCGCAACAAATTTGCCTTCAGGGAGGCCATCAACAAGCTGGAGAGCAACTTACGGCAGTTACAGATCTGCTCAGCCAGCCAGGACTTCACCAAACTGCTCTCATCTGTGAAAGAAATCAGTGACATTGTCCAGAGGTAGCAAAGGCTCAGGGGGTGCGGGTGTGAGTGCGAGGGGTAAAAAGTATATTGTCAAAAAGCTGCTCCCAGACTCCAAAACAGTGTGATAGAATCAGGGGAAAGACTTGAATTCGGCTGACTGCCAGGAGTGTACGTGGAAGCATGGCTTTCATTGCTTGGTAGCCCTGTTAATTCCCCATGTTTGCTTCAGTTTCCTCGTGTCAGAGTTTTGTTATTGCATTGAATTTTACAACGCAGGAACAGGGCAGTCAACCCACCGGATCTGTGCCAATGTTTAGACTTCACACAAGCCCTTACTCACCTTTCTGCATCTCGGCCATTTACATTTCCATCTATTTATTCCTCACTCGTGCTTATTCACATCGGTTAGGTCTGAAGGAATTGCTGATTCCTTGATGCAGAGTGTAAGCTCTGAGAAGCCATTGTGGTCATGTGCCTGTTATGATTTGAGGTTTGTAAACTGTTAATTAAGCCTCCCGTCTTTGGTGTGATGCAGTTCCCGCACTGAATCAACTGCATTAATTTCACCTTGAAGCACAAGTTCCACTTGGGAGCAGCTGTAATTATTAGGGTGAAGTGCCAGCGCTGCTCCCTCTTCCTTAGAAAACTAGGTTTTCACTTGTTCAAGGCCTTTCATAATTATTTTTGGAAAATGTATCCCTCATGATCAAATTAGTCATTAGAAACGTTGGCATGCTTATGCACCTCGTTTCTTTTGCCATTCGCCACCTGCTGTCTGGAATATGTCTGACTTCATTCTCATTCCACGACCCACtcgctcccttgactctgtccctaTTAAACATTTCCTTACATCATTCCAAATGGATCATTGTGGATCTGCCTTTCTTATCCTAATAGTTATAATATTGATACAATAGGATATAGAATCAAGAATTAAAAACTAAGCTACGCCAGGAGTTTCTCAATAGTTTATCTCCATTACTGACACACTGCCGTTTGAAGGTTTTGGAAATGGAGGCCAGTGGAAGGTAAGGGCAGGGGACTAACTAAGGTTTAGGTCCATGCAAACTATtgagctgcagatgttgattttatCCCATTAATTGGAAGTAACTGGTTTGGAAGTCTTCTGGAAGTTTTTTCATATACATCTTTAAAAACTGGCCAATAAAAATCAAACCAAACTAATTCTGCAAATATCCCCtatatttatccctcaatcaacTTAATTGAAACAACTCTGAGTGGCGATGGCATCATTAAATCTTTTGTGAGTTACTGAGTTGGAGGAAGGACAGGACTCGTAGTAAACAAATTTGCACTGAAAGTGATTTCCATTTAAGAAGCAGCTCATGGCAAACTACATTCTCCCATCAGAAATGGGCATCTCACCCAGAGAAATGAGTGGAGGATAATTGCATATAAATTATGTGCGTGACATCGATCTCAGTCACTTAACCTGAACCACTAGCTTCATTGACTGGGAATTATGCAGTTGTCATCACTGTTTGAATAGTGTTAGCACTCTATGCAGCTGTACTGGTCACCTGGCCACAATCTCATTGAGGGTTTTTGCCACATTTTCTGCAATGCAAAATTACACAGTTAACTGTCGTGTGCAAAAGAATGTCCTGAGGATTTGAAGGGTATTATACAAATGCAAGATCTTCTACACAAAAACGGCTCTCTATTTCTCTCAACCTTTTCAGTGCAGTATGTATGATCTCAGCATTAATTTAAAATGGGTCCGAGAGAAATGAACAGAGCCTAATCTCCATTGAAGATTATATATTCCTTGCCAAGTCAAAATTACTGACATTCAGCAATTTGAGTGCAATGGATATTTTAATCAATGTCAAAATTGGTTCTGAGAACTAATAAGTAACATTAACTTTGGTAACTGAAGCAAACATGGGGACATGGCCCA
This DNA window, taken from Rhinoraja longicauda isolate Sanriku21f chromosome 31, sRhiLon1.1, whole genome shotgun sequence, encodes the following:
- the abl1 gene encoding tyrosine-protein kinase ABL1 isoform X2 produces the protein MKMLEICRKLVGCKSRKTLSASSSCYLEEALHRPEFESQGLNEAARWNSKENLLACPSENDPNLFVALYDFVASGDNTLSITKGEKLRVLGYNHNGEWCEAQTKNGQGWVPSNYITPVNSLEKHSWYHGPVSRNAAEYLLSSGINGSFLVRESESSPGQRSISLRYEGRVYHYRINTASDGKLYVSSESRFNTLAELVHHHSTVADGLITTLHYPAPKRNKPTIYGVSPNYDKWEIERTDITMKHKLGGGQYGEVYEGVWKKYNLTVAVKTLKEDTMEVEEFLKEAAVMKEIKHPNLVQLLGVCTREPPFYIITEFMTHGNLLDYLRDCNKEEVNAVVLLYMATQISSAMEYLEKKNFIHRDLAARNCLVGENHLVKVADFGLSRLMTGDTYTAHAGAKFPIKWTAPESLAYNKFSIKSDVWAFGVLLWEIATYGMSPYPGIDLSQVYDLLEKDYRMERPEGCPEKVYELMRACWKWNPGDRPSFADVHRAFDNMFQESSISEEVEKELGKKGGKCCGSSKPQAPELPTKTRTLRRTPENKEPSEIQETTHSIFKATSEFDSADHEMAISPMLPRRDKDTDLDDDRLQSSTKEKGKSSSIFSSFIKKKKKTAPTPPKRSSSFRDMDGQVDKKEATEDISIVAKDTNNGTCVNSMMPPDTIDPAKFQHSLSTGPQSTNNGGGGVANGTFLGTTGFFLHSRKSSTLAAGKPVGNDEELLSNSKRFLRSCSASSMPPGNKDLERKALTLPRDLQSAGKQSDPAGILSCDRNDKPALPRKRTNETKVDIAPRVSQTAPSRPPKKTDELNDDVFNNLESSPSSSPPSSTPKIVRRQPTIITSISLVPKDKDEGGKTCALSSASQQDHTSSSVAACTSKHSSTSILGGVKLLNEDSKVRRFRQPPDQLLSAPVRDRGKLQKSKPAPPPPPGVKSVRPSRSPTQETTGETAVSIKLKQSTQGADAVNSDVSKPSHPGDVAKRPALHSVTKSQSSTKTSAPNSLSAQSALASPGGDQQSSATTAFIPLISTRVSLRKTRQQPERITSANITKDTVLQSTEALRVAIGKHSEQMARHSAVLEAGKNLYTFCVSYVDSIQQMRNKFAFREAINKLESNLRQLQICSASQDFTKLLSSVKEISDIVQR
- the abl1 gene encoding tyrosine-protein kinase ABL1 isoform X1; translated protein: MGQQPGKVLADQRRPTLTALQFIKGGRRETSKHGAQHFNVFVEHEALHRPEFESQGLNEAARWNSKENLLACPSENDPNLFVALYDFVASGDNTLSITKGEKLRVLGYNHNGEWCEAQTKNGQGWVPSNYITPVNSLEKHSWYHGPVSRNAAEYLLSSGINGSFLVRESESSPGQRSISLRYEGRVYHYRINTASDGKLYVSSESRFNTLAELVHHHSTVADGLITTLHYPAPKRNKPTIYGVSPNYDKWEIERTDITMKHKLGGGQYGEVYEGVWKKYNLTVAVKTLKEDTMEVEEFLKEAAVMKEIKHPNLVQLLGVCTREPPFYIITEFMTHGNLLDYLRDCNKEEVNAVVLLYMATQISSAMEYLEKKNFIHRDLAARNCLVGENHLVKVADFGLSRLMTGDTYTAHAGAKFPIKWTAPESLAYNKFSIKSDVWAFGVLLWEIATYGMSPYPGIDLSQVYDLLEKDYRMERPEGCPEKVYELMRACWKWNPGDRPSFADVHRAFDNMFQESSISEEVEKELGKKGGKCCGSSKPQAPELPTKTRTLRRTPENKEPSEIQETTHSIFKATSEFDSADHEMAISPMLPRRDKDTDLDDDRLQSSTKEKGKSSSIFSSFIKKKKKTAPTPPKRSSSFRDMDGQVDKKEATEDISIVAKDTNNGTCVNSMMPPDTIDPAKFQHSLSTGPQSTNNGGGGVANGTFLGTTGFFLHSRKSSTLAAGKPVGNDEELLSNSKRFLRSCSASSMPPGNKDLERKALTLPRDLQSAGKQSDPAGILSCDRNDKPALPRKRTNETKVDIAPRVSQTAPSRPPKKTDELNDDVFNNLESSPSSSPPSSTPKIVRRQPTIITSISLVPKDKDEGGKTCALSSASQQDHTSSSVAACTSKHSSTSILGGVKLLNEDSKVRRFRQPPDQLLSAPVRDRGKLQKSKPAPPPPPGVKSVRPSRSPTQETTGETAVSIKLKQSTQGADAVNSDVSKPSHPGDVAKRPALHSVTKSQSSTKTSAPNSLSAQSALASPGGDQQSSATTAFIPLISTRVSLRKTRQQPERITSANITKDTVLQSTEALRVAIGKHSEQMARHSAVLEAGKNLYTFCVSYVDSIQQMRNKFAFREAINKLESNLRQLQICSASQDFTKLLSSVKEISDIVQR